The Naumannella cuiyingiana DNA window GTCCATGACCGCAGGCCGCAGACCGGTAGTGCCTGTGAGCCCGGGGGTGATCGCGATCATCCGACTACGGCACATCGCCCCGCCCGAGGAACTGATCGAAGGCCTCGTCGCGGGAGGCGTCCGAATCGTCGAGGTGACCTTGCCGACTCCCGAGAGTCTCTCCACCATCCGCCGCTGGAGCGCTCGCGACGACGTGCTGGTCGGCGCCGGCACGGTTCGGACGCCGGGGGATGTCCACTCGGCAGCCGATGCCGGAGCGCGCTTCATCGTCACGCCGACGACGGTCCCGGCTGTGATCGCCGCGGCTCGCGAGCGCGGCCTTCCGGTGACCTGCGGGGCACTGACCCCGACCGAGATCGACGCGGCTGCGAGCCTCGGTGCGGACTGGATCAAGGTGTTCCCGGTCGAGACGGTTGGCGGCCCCGCCTATGTGTCGGCGGTCGTCGCGCCACTCGACGACATCGCGCTGGTGCCGACCGGTGGTGTCGATGCGCGACTGGCGGAGCGATACGCAGAGCTCGGCTGCGCGGGGGTCGGGGTGGGCTCCTGGCTGGTTGACGAGCGGTCCGTCCACGCCGGCGAGTGGCACGACATCCGGTCCAGGGCGCGCGAGATCACCGATGCGTGGGCGCGTGGGTCGGAGCGGCGATGACTGGCGCGCCCGAAGTGGTGACCATTGGCGAGACGCTCGCCAGCCTCCGGGCAAGTGGCGATCTGCGCGTCGCTACGCCGGTCTCGCTGTCCATCGCGGGCGCCGAGTCGAACGTCGCGATCGGCCTTGCCCGCCTTGGCCACGCGGTTCGGTGGGCCGGAGTCGTCGGCGACGACGCGTTTGGCCGACTGATCACCCGAACCTTGCGCGGGGAGGGCGTGCAGACCTCGAGCCGCACGATCGCGTCGCCGACCGGAATGATCGTCTTCACCGCTCGGCCGCCGACGGCGATCACCGTCGACTATCACCGCCGGGCTTCTGCCGGCTCGGCGCTCGACCTCGCCGACGTCGAGGCAGCGATGGCCGATCCGCCCCGCATCCTGCATCTGACCGGGATCACGCCGGCGCTGTCGCCGAGCGCGCTGGCTGCCGTGCGGGCCGCGATCGATCGTGCGAGCGAGCAGGGTGTCCAGGTTTGCCTGGACGTCAACTACCGATCCCGGCTGTGGTCTCGCGCTGAGGCCCGCGCAACCATCGCGCCCCTCGCGGCGCGGGCCGATCTGATCATCGCCTCCGATGATGAACTCGGGCTCGCAGTCGACGTGCCGAGCACCGACCCGCGTACCGGGATCGACACCCTGCTTGGGCACGCGACCGCGGTCATCGTCAAGCGCGGGTCGCACGGCGCAGCGGCCTACACCCGCGCCGGTGA harbors:
- a CDS encoding sugar kinase, which produces MTGAPEVVTIGETLASLRASGDLRVATPVSLSIAGAESNVAIGLARLGHAVRWAGVVGDDAFGRLITRTLRGEGVQTSSRTIASPTGMIVFTARPPTAITVDYHRRASAGSALDLADVEAAMADPPRILHLTGITPALSPSALAAVRAAIDRASEQGVQVCLDVNYRSRLWSRAEARATIAPLAARADLIIASDDELGLAVDVPSTDPRTGIDTLLGHATAVIVKRGSHGAAAYTRAGEVQVDAVAVSAIDPVGAGDAFVAGFLSGTLDGLPLVECMQRGALLGAFAVASIGDWEGLPLRTDLGRLDEEGVIR
- a CDS encoding bifunctional 4-hydroxy-2-oxoglutarate aldolase/2-dehydro-3-deoxy-phosphogluconate aldolase — encoded protein: MSHDRAGGPDRSATSAMLGHDQRCRAVSPHLAAPNYGGARNGRDRICLDDETISDIWDSDTRAKGWSMTAGRRPVVPVSPGVIAIIRLRHIAPPEELIEGLVAGGVRIVEVTLPTPESLSTIRRWSARDDVLVGAGTVRTPGDVHSAADAGARFIVTPTTVPAVIAAARERGLPVTCGALTPTEIDAAASLGADWIKVFPVETVGGPAYVSAVVAPLDDIALVPTGGVDARLAERYAELGCAGVGVGSWLVDERSVHAGEWHDIRSRAREITDAWARGSERR